Proteins encoded within one genomic window of Vigna radiata var. radiata cultivar VC1973A unplaced genomic scaffold, Vradiata_ver6 scaffold_251, whole genome shotgun sequence:
- the LOC106754492 gene encoding L-type lectin-domain containing receptor kinase S.4, translated as MPTSIMAPFSISHHFAAFVFLVFFLKTQAFDPVSSFSFTDFEKDPEFKSSVELYGNAKVINEGAEVLLSGNDGRVMYKKPIKLLLGGARELVSFSTYVGFSMSLDSGNGSLAFVMVPSGVEGEVFRNSSYGFSFGLKEKDFKIVGVQFSVEGRNGSSGSCIVSINVGSSVPVKTINASSAIMGLKSEGKLHAWIDYEASSKRLEVRLNHYGQSRPSDPLLWHSIDLSNVWGTEEMYAGFSTLKGNISQASFLYSWSFIVRHFPHWMHSEPLDPEVLSKNAETPAVKSRSDCLLRVLAAMIFGAGCGALTAFIVLYLWTIFGNKRPVVPEEYAMQPVDFEYKKVDIVVDKTIKDAKE; from the coding sequence ATGCCCACTTCAATTATGGCACCATTTTCCATTTCCCATCACTTCGCCGCCTTCGTCTTCctcgtcttcttcctcaaaacCCAAGCTTTTGATCCagtttcttccttttctttcacaGATTTTGAGAAAGACCCTGAGTTCAAGTCAAGTGTGGAGCTTTACGGCAATGCAAAAGTTATCAATGAGGGTGCTGAAGTCCTTCTTTCTGGGAATGATGGGAGAGTCATGTACAAGAAGCCCATCAAGCTTCTCCTTGGTGGAGCCAGGGAATTGGTCTCATTTTCAACCTACGTTGGGTTTTCAATGTCCTTGGATAGTGGGAATGGTAGCTTGGCTTTTGTTATGGTTCCAAGTGGTGTTGAAGGTGAGGTTTTTCGTAATAGTTCATATGGGTTTTCTTTTGGATTGAAGGAAAAGGATTTTAAGATTgttggtgttcagtttagtGTAGAGGGTAGGAATGGGAGTTCTGGTAGTTGTATTGTGTCCATTAATGTTGGTAGTTCTGTTCCTGTTAAGACAATCAATGCCTCATCTGCCATTATGGGTCTAAAAAGTGAAGGGAAACTGCATGCATGGATTGATTATGAAGCGAGTTCAAAGCGGCTAGAAGTTAGATTGAATCACTACGGTCAATCAAGGCCATCTGATCCATTGCTTTGGCATTCAATTGACTTGTCGAATGTTTGGGGTACTGAAGAGATGTATGCAGGATTTAGTACACTGAAAGGGAACATTTCTCAAGCATCCTTTCTCTATTCATGGAGCTTTATTGTGAGGCACTTTCCACACTGGATGCATTCTGAGCCTCTGGATCCAGAGGTCCTTTCTAAGAACGCAGAAACTCCTGCAGTGAAATCTAGGAGTGATTGCCTTTTGAGGGTTCTTGCTGCAATGATATTTGGTGCTGGATGTGGGGCATTGACTGCATTCATTGTGCTGTATTTGTGGACCATCTTTGGTAATAAACGACCAGTGGTGCCGGAGGAGTATGCAATGCAGCCTGTAGATTTTGAGTACAAGAAAGTGGACATTGTTGTAGATAAAACCATCAAAGATGCTAAGGAGTAG